Genomic segment of Pseudomonas sp. CCI4.2:
ATCATCGGCGGATGAGATGACGGGTATAATCTCGATATTTTATGATGCTCGCAATATAAATTTATTGTCACTGTAGGAGCGCGCTTACCCGCGATCGGCTGCGCAGCGGTCGTAAAATCAGTCACGCTGTGTCTTCAGTTGGAACCGGGTCAGCCATTTGGGGTTGCTGCGCGTTCCACTGCAAGCGCGCTCCTACAATTTAAATACCCGCAGGTTTCTTCACAAAATGCCCATGCATTTCCACGGTCAGGGTTTCGATCCGTTCGGTGAGGGCTTTTGTCATCTCGGTCAGGTGGGTGTTTTGTTCCAACAGGTCGAGCATCAGCGCCGAATTATGCGCCGCACTGGCCAGCCGTTGTTCGTTGGCCACCGCCAAGGCTTCTCGGTGCTGTGCGTCTGCATCCGCGTTGGCTTTGTCCCTCGCAGCTTGGCGGGTTTGCGCCAGCAGAATCAACGGCGCGGCGTAGGCTGCCTGCAAGCTGAACGCCAGGTTGAGCAAGATGAAGGGGTAGATATCGAAATGGGTCAGCCCCGCGACGTTAAGCCCGATCCACACCATCACAATCAGGCTTTGCGCGCCCAAAAAAGTGGGTGTGCCGAAGAACCGTGCAAATGCCTCCGCCTTGAGGGCAAAGGTGTCATTGCCAAACGTGGACATCAGGTGAGCGTGAGCGTTATGAAAACGCAAATGGTCCACCAGCGGTTTTTTCGGCGCAACGGGTTCGGCTGAAGTATTCTCGGGCTTAACGGGGGTCATGACGACATCCTGTGTTCAGTTCAAAGCAAGCGGGCCGTTCACAGCCCATGCGTCACTATAGGTGACCGCCAGCAGACTCGATATGTTTGGCAAGCGTTGTGCCTGAATACAGGCTGAACATGGCTTGATCTCCCCGCTCTAACGCCAATCTTTTTTCGAGCATTTGACATGACCCACCTTCGGCTGATTCTCGGCGACCAACTCAACCCGTGTCACAGTTGGTTTCAGGAAACGCAGGGGGACGTCATCTATCTGATGATGGAGATACGTCAAGAGACGGATTACGTCTTGCATCACGCGCAGAAGATACTCGCGATCTTTGCGGGTATGCGCGACTTCGCGCGGGGGCTCACAGAAGCGGGGCATAGGGTGCATTACCTGTGCATCGATGACCCTCAGAATCGTCAATCGTTGCCCGGTAATCTTGATCATCTGATGGGCGCTCTTCAGGTTAACCGGTTCGAATACCAGGCCCCCGATGAGTGGCGGCTGGATGCACAATTGGCCGAGTACTGCGCGGGCCAATCGCGGCCTTGGTGCAAGGTCGACAGTGAACATTTCTACAGCGCCCGTGACGCCGCCGCGCAGCAGTTTGCCGGGCGTAAACAATGGCTAATGGAGCACTTCTACCGGCACATGCGCGTCACCCATCAGGTGTTGATGGACGCTAATAACCGGCCGTCCGGCGGGCAGTGGAATTACGACCATGACAACCGTAAACGCTGGCCGGGTACGCCGTTCGAACCTGAAGATATGCGCGTGCGCCATGATCATTCAGCGTTGTGGGCGAGTATCGTCGCCGCCGGAGTAGGCAGTTTTGGCCAGCCAAATGCCGAGCGGTTAGCCTGGCCGCTGAACCGCGCGGAAGCGCTGGTGCAACTGGACGACTTTATCGAAATGGCCTTGCCGCATTTTGGCGACTTTCAGGACGCCATGAGCAGCCATGCCTGGCGCTTGTTTCACTCACTGTTGTCGTTTGCGCTCAATACCAAAATGCTTAATCCGCGGGAAGTCGTGGGCAAAGCTGAAGCGGCTTACCGCGCGGGTTTGGCGCCGCTGGCAGCTACCGAAGGCTTTATTCGACAAATCCTCGGTTGGCGGGAATACGTCCGGGGCGTCTACTGGGCACAAATGCCCGGTTATGAATCACTTAATGCGTTGGGCCACAGCCAGCCGCTGCCGTCGTGGTTCTGGGACGGAAAAACCCGCATGCGTTGCTTGGCGCACGCCATTGGCAGCTCGCTGGAAAATGCCCACGCACACCATATTCAACGACTGATGGTGATCGGTAACTTCGCGCTGTTGGCCGGGCTCGATCCGCAGGAGGTGCATCGTTGGTACCTGGGCGTGTACATCGATGCGTTTGAATGGGTCGAGTTGCCCAACACATTAGGTATGAGCCAGTTTGCCGACGGCGGCTTGCTGGCGACTAAGCCCTACGTGTCGAGCGCTGCCTACATTGACCGTATGAGCGACTATTGCAAGGGCTGTCACTACGACAAAAAAGCCCGCCTCGGCGAGCGAGCGTGCCCGTATAACGCACTGTATTGGGATTTTTTTCAACGCAACAAGACTCAGCTCGAAGGCAACCCTCGGCTGAGTATGGTTTATCGGCAATTGAGCATTATGGACGGTGGTGCGGTGACTGCTCTGCAGGAACGAGCACTCACACTGCGAGCTTCACTGGATTCGCTTTAATCACGGTCATCTGTGCCCGATACGGCCTCAATCAGGATGCAACGGTTTGGACGCCTGCATGATGTGGGCGTATTCATAAATGTATTGCCGGCCCGCATGGCTGGTCACTCGAAGCGCCTCAATCAGCAGGCGCTCTTTGCTGCTCAGATATAACAACCCAGGATGATCATTGGACTTGAGGCGATCACGTTCATGGGCGTCTGGAAAACTAACGACGTTCGACATGAAAAATCTCCTTTTAATGAGTCCATGCACCTGGAGATATCAGTTGGAGATATCCGTCCAGGGACACTGATGGTGATGCTGCCGCCACCTTACCCAGAATAAGTTGAGCTGATCAACCCTCCAAATGGATAGTTTATTGAACCTCAATCACTTCAAACGATTGCCGTGCGTGGTTGATAACTATTTCAACAGTATCGCCTCGCGCCTTGCCGACAAGGCTTTTTCCCAGCGGAGCGTGGGGTGTGATCACGGTGATTGATCTATCGCCTTGCTGGATTTTCAGACCAGCGGCATCAGGCCCGATAAAGAGTTGCTGCTGGCTGCCCGTGTCGGTTTCGAGGCTGACCAAATCCCCGATCTGAATGCCGCGCAGCGTATCGAAAGGCCGCAGGTGGAGGTTCTGGAACAGTAGCAGTGACTGACGGATTTCTTCAACGCGTCGGGCTTGGCCCGTAGCGAGGTACGACGCCTCTAAACCGAGGGTGTCGTATTTATTCTCGGCGATGTTTTCTTCATGGGTCGCCGTTTCGTAGGCGGTCTGCGCCGCCCGTTGCAATACATCCAAATCGATCTTGAGCTTGGCGATGATCAATTGAAGTACGGTGTTTTTATCGAGGGAGCAAGGCATCAGCGCTTAACCACAGAATAAATTGACGTTGGCGCGGGTTTTTTCGCTGGGAGCGGTCTGATCCTGTTGCAGCCAGAACTGGCATTTCGGCCCGCTGATGCGTTTTTCCCGAACCGCTTTGGCTTGATCATCGTCCTGCCGCGCCTGAGTGTCCTGCAGGTTCTGTTTGTACTTTTCGAACATCGAGTTATTCGACTCCAATTCTGGCGCCTGCTCTCGTTCTGGCGTCGACTCCGGCGCCGCTTGCCCCTTGTGCGGAATGTGGAACTTGATCTGGTTGATGGCCGCGCTCACTGCACTGACCTTGCTGGCGATCAATGAGTCATAAGCGAACACACCGGTCACCGCGACAGCCACACACCCGAGCCAAACGCCCAGCGCGATGCACAAAATCAGTTTTAACGGATGGGTGGGCATTGCGAGTTCCTGACGTGAACGGTGGATGCCAGCGATTGTCGCACGGGAGCCACCTGAAGCTGGAGCTTGCAGACCGTTATGACAGACAATCATCCGCTTCAGTGTTTAGAGAGCCGGGCATGAGAGCCTCCTGGGATATTTTTTGCAGCGTTGTGGATAACTACGGCGACATCGGCGTGACGTGGCGCCTGGCCCGGCAACTGGCTGCCGAGCACGGCTTCGCGGTTCGATTGTGGGTCGATGATCTGCAACCGTTTGCCCGTTTATGCCCTGGCGCCGATGTCACTGCGGCACAGCAATGGCAGGACGGCGTGAGCGTCTGTCACTGGAGCAAAGACTGGCAGCAGACCGAAGTAGCAGATGTAGTCATTGAAGCCTTTGCCTGTCGCCTACCGCCGGCTTACTTCGACGCGATGCCCCAGTGCTCGCGACCACCGCTGTGGCTGAATCTGGAATACCTGAGCGCGGAGCAATGGGTGTCAGGTTGCCATGCGCTGCCGTCGCCGCAACCCAATGGCCTGCGCAAGATTTTCTTCTTTCCCGGGTTTCGCCCAGACACGGGCGGCTTGCTGCGCGAAGCGGGCTTGCTGGACCAGCGTCATGCGTTCCAGCTCGATCCATTGGCGCGGCAGGCTTTCCTGCAAGGGCTGGGTGTCGAACCCGCGGACAACGCTCGGCTGATCTCGCTGTTTGCGTACGAGAACCCGGGACTAGCCAGTTGGTTGGACGTGTTGGCGGCAGACACTCGGCCGACTCACCTGCTGGTGCCAGAAGGACGAATTCTCGGCGATGTACAGCGTTGGCTCGACGTCGATGGTCTCTGCGCGGGCGCGCTGGAACGGCGCGGCGCAGTGACCGTGCAGATTTTACCCTTCGTTCGACAAGAGGATTACGACCGACTGCTGTGGAGCTGCGATTTCAACGCGGTGCGCGGCGAGGACTCATTCGTCCGTGCGCAATGGGCCGGTCGACCGCTGCTTTGGCATATCTATGAGCAAGACGACGATGCGCATTGGGTCAAGCTCGACGCGTTTCTTGAGCTTTACCTCAATGGCCTGTCGCCAGACGCTAGCCAAGCATTAAAGAGCGTGTGGCGGGCCTGGAACAGCGGTATTGAAATGGGGCCGCGCTGGTTTGAGCTGCAACTACACTGGCCTGAGGTCAATGAACACGCTGAGCGTTGGTGTCTGGAACAGGCGTTGCAGGCCGATCTTGCCGCGGCGCTAGTAAGGTTTTATGTAAATTGGCTATGATACGCGGCCTAGATTTTTGTAAATCCATCCAAATTCGGATATTCGTAATGAAAACTGGTAAAGAACTCAAGCCCGGCACAGTGATTAAGCTCGAAAATGACCCTTGGTTGGTTCAGAAAGCTGAATTCACCAAGTCTGGTCGTAACAGCGCAATCATGAAGACCAAGTTGAAGAACCTGTTGACCGGTTACAAGACCGAGATCGTATACAGCGCTGACGACAAACTGGAAGACGTGATCCTTGACCGTAAAGAAGCGTCGCTGTCTTTCATCAGCGGTGACACTTACACGTTCATGGACACCACTGACTACACCATGTACGAGCTGAACGCTGAAGACCTTGAAGCGGTTCTGCCGTTCATCGAAGAAGGCATGACTGACGTCTGCGAAGCCATCTTCTTTGAAGATCGTCTGGTATCGGTTGAATTGCCGACCACGATCGTCCGTGAAGTTGACTACACCGAAGGTTCCGCTCGTGGCGACACGTCGGGCAAAGTCATGAAGCCAGCCAAGCTGAAAAACGGCACTGAGCTGAGCGTTGCTGACTTCGTTAACATCGGTGACAAGATCGAAATCGACACCCGTGACGGCGGTTCGTACAAAGGTCGCGCTAAATAAGCGCAATCTTTTATCGCTGCAACGAAAAAACCCGACCATAGCGTCGGGTTTTTTTGTGCGTTCGTCATGCCATTCAGCATGAGAACCAAAGGGTCAAACGGTGACGTGCAGACGTACGTCAACGTTGCCACGCGTGGCATTGGAGTACGGGCAGACCACGTGCGCAGCATCGACCAGTGTTTGTGCCGCGGCCTGTTCAAGACCTGGCAGGCTGATGTGCAGGTCAATGTCCAAACCGAAACCGCCTGGGATCTGGCCGATGCCAACATGGGCAGTGATCGAAGCGTCTGCTGGGATCGAGGCTTTGGTTTGGCTGGCGACGAATTTCAGCGCGCCGATGAAGCAAGCCGAGTAACCGGCAGCGAACAGCTGCTCAGGGTTGGTGGCTGCGCCGCCAGCACCGCCGAGTTCTTTCGGGGTCGCCAGTTTGACGTCGAGGATGTTGTCGCTGGAAACAGCACGGCCATCACGGCCACCGGTAGCGGTTGCAACTGCGGTGTAGAGAGTGTCCATGGTTAAAGCCTCGCGTCGATGTAGGGTTTGTCGCGCTAAATGTTTGCGCGCTAACTAGTGCGAGGTGAATGTATCGCGCAAGTATTTAGCGCGCAAGCTAAATTTTGCATAAGAGGCGTGCGGACAAATTTCAGCAGCGCTGAACGGGGTCTATAAGGTGTCGTGCAGGTTCCCGCGCACTGCGATGAGGTCGGCTTGCATCAGTTTCAACTTAGCGAGGGTCATCCCGGACGCGCCGAGGATGCAGGATGGAATCGTTTTGGCTTTTTCGCGCAGGTTTCGGCCTCGCTCGGTCAAGTGCAGCAGTACCACCCGTTCATCTTCCTTGCTCCGGGTCCGGCTCAGCAGCCCTTCCACTTCCAAACGTTTAAGCAGCGGCGTCAGTGAGCCAGGGTCGGTCAACAGCCGAGTACTGACGTCGCCTACCGTCAGGCCGTCGCGCTCCCACAGCACCATCATTGCCAAGTACTGCGGGTACGTAAGCCCAAGCGCCTGCAGCAGCGGCTTGTAAACCTTGGTCATCATCAAGGACGTCGAATACAGGGCGAAGCACAGCTGACTGTCGAGCAGCAGGTGATCGTACGTCCCCGCATCGTTGGTGGAGTGGTCGTCAGTGCTCATGGGAAATCCTCTGTATCAGGGGTGCATTAATTTAGTGCTGCAGTGTTTAATGCGCCAGATAAATTATCAGTACAGACACAGTTCCACAGACGTTCATCAACCGTGAAGCCTGCATTCAGTAAATGCTAAGTAATTAGCGCCAGCCTTGCGTTTCCTGCCTGGGCCGGACTGCGTAGCATGCGCGCATGAGTTGATTGGGGTGTGGGCGTGATCGAAATCGTGATGTTTGTAGGGTTCGGCGCTGCCATGGGGACGCTAGGTGGGTTGTTTGGCATCGGCGGCGGCTTGGTGGCCATTCCCGTGCTTGGGGTGTTGTTTGGCCTTGACCAGCAACTGGCGCAAGGCACTGCGTTACTCATGGTGTTGCCCAACGTACTGTTGGCCTTGTGGCGTTATAACCAGCGCAATCGCATTTCTCTTCGTAATGCGCTGATGCTGATTATTCCAAGCTTTTGCCTGGCCTGGATTACATCGTTGTGGGCGGTGCGGCTAGACCCGCACAGCATGCGGCTGGCGTTTGTGGGCTTTTTGATCGTATTGACCTTGTTCAACCTGATCCAGATGGTCTGGCGTAGTGGCGGCGCCAGCACTGAACTGCGTCACGCCAAATGGTTATGGGTGTTGGGTCTGGGTTCGGGTGTCACCGGCGGATTGTTTGGCGTCGGTGGAGGGGTTATTGCTACGCCGATCCTGACCGGCGTTTTTGGCGCAACCCAAGTCGTCGCTCAAGGGCTGGCGCTGGCCTTGGCGACCCCCAGCACCACGATCACCTTGGTCACCTACGCAGTGCATGGACACGTCAATTGGCACATGGGCATCCCTTTGGCCGTCGGCGGTCTGGCCAGCATCAGTTGGGGCGTAAGGCTTGCGCACTCACTGCCGGAAAGACTGCTGCGGACGCTGTTTTGCGGTTTTCTAGTGGTCTGCGCGGTGGTGCTTGGGTTTAAAGTCTAAAGCTTAAAGCTTTCGTAGCTACCAGGAGGCCTGAATGTCCGCAGAACTCTCGCTCAAACAAGCACGCCGTCTCGCGCTGGCCGCTCAAGGATTCACAGGGCGTCAGCCGCCTGCGTCGATCAAGGCCTCCCACGTCAATCAGTTGATCGAGCGCCTGGGGATCTTGCAGATTGATTCGGTTAACGCGTTAGTGCGCTCGCATTACTTGCCGTTGTTTTCTCGTTTGGGCAATTATGCCCAGCCATTGTTGGATCAAGCCGCGTGGAGCCAAGGCCGTCAGCGCAAGCTTTTCGAGTATTGGGGCCATGAGGCGTCGTTGCTGCCCTTGAGTCTTTATCCCCTGTTGCGATGGCGCATGCGTCAGGCGTCGCAAGGCGTGGGGATCTATCAGCAAATGGCCAAATTTGGTCGTGAGCAGCAAGCGACCATCGCCAAGGTGTTACAGACGGTTCGTGAGCAAGGTGCGTTGGGTGCGGGGAGTCTGAGCACTCGCCAAGAGCGTGCCGGACCTTGGTGGGATTGGAGCGCCGAGAAGCACGCGCTGGAATGGTTGTTCGCGGCGGGGGAGGTGACGGTCTCCGGACGTCGCGGATTCGAGCGTTTGTATGACGTCCCGGAACGGGTGCTGCCGGCAGCGACTCTTGATCATCCAGACATCAGCGAAGGTGAGGCGCAACGCGGGTTGTTGTTGCACGCCGCCACGGCGTTGGGCGTCGGCACCGATAAGGATTTGCGCGATTATTTTCGTCTGGCCCCGGCGCAGAGTCGTTCGGGATTGGCGCAACTGGTCGAGGCCGGGGCGTTGCAGATGGTTCAAGTGCAAGGCTGGCGCCAGCCGGCGTATTGCCTGCCAGAGCAAAAACTGCCGCGCAAGGTGAGCGCCAGCGCCCTGCTGTCGCCGTTCGATTCGCTAATTTGGGAACGCAGTCGTACTGAGCGGCTGTTCGACTTTCGCTATCGTCTGGAAATCTACACCCCACAAGACAAACGTGTTTACGGCTACTACGTGCTGCCGTTTTTGCACAACGAACGAATCGCTGCTCGTGTGGACCTGCGTGCCGAACGTGTTCTCGGACGGCTGGCGGTGCATGCGGTGCATGAAGAAGAGAAGGGCCTGGACGAAGAGGGGATGTTGGCCTTGGCTAAAAACCTCCGGCAAATGGCCGACTGGCTCGGCTTGGCGCAGGTGCAGATCAACTGCCAGCGCGCCAGTGCGGCGCGCTTGCGGGTGGCGTTTTTGAGTTTACTGTAGGAGGGTCCGCCACGTCTTCGACGCCGCGCTGTCGCGCAGCAAACTGGGTGGCACTTTGTGTGGTTTGAGGTGCAGGGTGTCAGGACTGAAGCCTTCCCGAATAAATTCGGTCCCACGGTTTTTGGCGCTGCACAGATTTCTGTAGGAGCTGCCGAAGGCTGCGATAGGTCCGAAGCCCTTTCGCCAACAGGTTGGCTCTTACAGTGTTAAGCGCGCGGTCTAACCTGCTTCAAGGTCTCTGCAATTAAAAACGCCAACTCAAGTGACTGGTCGGCGTTCATCCGTGGGTCGCAGTGGGTGTGATAGCGATCCGACAAGCCGTCTTCAGTGATCGGCCGTGCGCCACCGATGCACTCGGTGACGTTCTGCCCGGTCATCTCGATGTGAATACCACCGGCGTAAGTGCCTTCGGCCTGGTGCACCTGGAAGAACTCTTTAACCTCATTGAGAATCTGCGCGAAGTCTCGGGTTTTGTAGCCGCTGCTGGCCTTGATCGTATTGCCATGCATCGGGTCCGAACTCCAGAGCACTTTGCGACCTTCCCGTTCCACGGCGCGAATCAATTGCGGCAAGTGATCGCCAACCTTGTTCGCCCCCATGCGCGCAATGAGGTTCAGGCGGCCGGGGTCATTGCTCGGGTTGAGGATGTCGATCAGCCGGATCAGCGCTTGCGGGTCCATGCTCGGGCCGACTTTTACCCCGATCGGGTTGTTCACACCGCGCAGGAATTCGACGTGAGCCCCATCCAATTGCCGGGTGCGGTCGCCGATCCAGAGCATATGGGCCGAGCAGTCGTAATAATCGTTGGTCAAGCTGTCGCGACGGACGAAGGCTTGTTCGAAGTTCAGCAGCAACGCTTCGTGGGCGGTGAAAAAACTGGTCTCACGCAATTGCGGCGAAGTGTCCAGGCCGCAGGCGCGCATGAAGGCCAGGGTTTCGTCGATGCGCCCAGCCATTTGGCTGTACTTCTCTGCCAACGCCGAATTGGCGATGAAGTCCAGGTTCCACTGATGCACCTGATGCAAATCAGCAAAGCCGCCTTGAGCGAATGCACGGAGCAGGTTTAGCGTCGCGGTGGACTGGTGATAAGCCTGCAACAAACGATCAGGGTCTGGCACGCGGCTTTTTTCATCGAAACCAATGCCGTTGACGATATCGCCACGGTAGGCCGGAAGCGACACGCCGCCGATAGTCTCGTCGTTGGCCGAGCGCGGTTTGGCGAATTGGCCCGCCATACGCCCGACCTTGACCACCGGACACCCCGCCGCGAACGTCATGACGATTGCCATTTGCAGCAATACTTTGAATGTGTCGCGAATCTTCGCCGCCGAGAACTCGACAAAGCTCTCCGCGCAATCGCCGCCTTGCAGCAAAAACGCCCGACCCTGGGTGACTTCGGAAAACTGGCGACGCAACTCCCGCGCTTCTCCGGCGAACACCAGCGGCGGATAACCTGCCAGCGTCTGCTCGACCCGCAACAAATGCGCGGCGTCCGGGTATTGAGGTTGCTGCTGAACAGGCAGTGCCCGCCAGCTGTCGGGGCTCCAGGGTTGGCTCATGTTGAAAATCCAGGTCAATGCAGTCGGACCGGCATGTTAACAGTCCCTGTGTGAGCAGGCTTGCTTGCCAGTGGCTGCACAGACGACAATCCGCGTTCCCCGCTTGCCGCAATGCCGTTAGGAGAAGCAATGACTGAGGAGCGCGTCGAGCGTTTACTGGCCGAAGTACACGATGCCTTCGGCATGATCCGTGTGCTGGAAGTGGACGAGTATCGATTCCTGGAGTTCGGCGATGCCATCGAGCAAAGCTGCACGTTCACGGCCGACCCTAGCTGGTTGGAGTACGACTATACCCGTGCAATGTTCATCGCTGCGTTGTGCCATGAAGCGCCGGAAAGTGCCCTGTTTCTGGGGCTCGGCGCCGGGACGCTGACTCAGGCTTGCCTCAAGTTCCTGCCTCTGGAAGACGTCGAAGCCATCGAGTTGCGCCCGGATGTCCCGCGTCTGGCTTTCGAGTTTCTTGGGCTGGAGGATGATCCCCGGCTGTACATTCGCATCGGTGATGCCCTGGAGTTGCTCGACAGCGCCGAGTCCGCTGACCTGATCTTCGTCGACCTGTACACGGACGTGGGGCCGGGTGTCGGGCATCTGGCCTGGAAATTCCTGGAAAACTGTCAGAAACGTCTGAATCCGGGCGGCTGGCTGGTGATCAACCAATGGGCGGCCGATGACGGAAAACCGTTGGGCGCGGCGCTTTTGCGTGGGCTTTATCACCGGCATTATTGGGAACTGCCGGTGAAGGAGGGCAATGTCATCCTGATTGTGCCGGCAGACCTCGAACAGGTTCTCGATATGCAAGCCTTGACCGAGCGTGCAGAAGCCTTGGCTCCGCGCTTGGGTTATTCACTGCTGCCGTTAATCAAGGTCATTCGCCCGGCAACCTGACAACTGCGCGACTAGCGACCTTTGAAGGCGCCGGGTCTGCGTTCCAGCATGGCATTGAGTCCTTCCTGTGCGTCTTCGCTGGCCATCAGTTGTCGGGTCAGCGCTGGAAGGTTGTTTGCAGCGGCAGTTTCCCCTTCAAGCAATGCCTGACGCGCCGACGCGAGCGTGGTGTAGACCCCAAGCGGCGCCTGTTCAGCAATGCGCGTCGCCAATTGCACCGCGCGGGGCAGCAAGTCTTCGCTGGCCATCACTTCCTGGACCAACCCCATTCGATACGCCTCGTGAGCATCGAACTCATCGCCAGTCAGCAGCCAACGCATGGCGTTACCCCAGCCTGCCCGTTGCGGCAAGCGCAACGTGGCGCCGCCGAACGGGAAGATGCCGCGCTGCACCTCCATCTGTGCAAAGCGGGTATTGCTGGCGCAGAGATTGATGTCGCAAGCCAGCATCAGCTCGATTCCAATAGTGAAGCAATAACCTTGGGCGGCAACAATCACCGGCTTGGTGACCCTGGGTCCGGCGAACACCCCCCACGGGTCGTAACCGCCCTCAGGCAGCGTCCAGCCGTTGGCCAGTTCAGGACCGGCGCTGACCAGATCCAGCCCGCCAGTGAAGTGCTCGCCATGGGCGTAGACCACCGCGACTCGCGCCGACGCGTTGCGCTCAAAGTCGCCGTAAGCGAGGCTCAATGCGTTAAGCAGATCGATATCAAACGCGTTGCGCTTGGCAACACGGTCCAATCCGATCAACACGACGTGGCCTCGCTGTTCGCGACTGACACGGCCGTTGTTAGAAGAGAGCATGGGCATTGATCCTTGCGCGCTGGGAGTGGGCGAAAGAGCGTCAATCGGTAGCAGATTAACCGTTTTAGCAGTCCAGCCTAACGATGCCGGGCCTTTGCAAAATAGACACAGACGCGGGTTTGCGCAAAGCGTGTGGCAAAGAGAGGCCCAGTCGTGGTTGTCTGAAAATAACCCTCACTTTTGTCAGTAATTCCGGTATAGTACGCGCCGGCCTTTAACCGGGCCCTCGTACAGGTATTGCAATTCCCCGAAGCCAGCTTCGGCTGCTTGTCCGCACTGCGGGCTATCCTTGACGATCCATTCATCCAAACGTTTTCGCAAATCCCCGCCGACAAAGCAGCCAGGGCGACTCTAGGGTCTTACACGGCACGCGCAGCTTTGGAGCATGGGTCTTTGCGGATGCACTAGAGGCAGACCCATGACCCAGGAATTCGGCGGCTTCGCCGCTTTTAATCTTCATCCAAATATTCTCGCAGCCGTTATCGCAACCGGCTACGAAGAGCCTTCGGCCATTCAGCAGCAATCGATCCCGATCATCATGGAAGGCCATGACATGATTGGCCAGGCGCAAACCGGTACGGGTAAAACCGCTGCGTTCGCACTGCCAATCCTGCATCGTATCGATCCAGCCAAACGCGAACCTCAAGCGCTGATCCTCGCGCCAACTCGCGAACTGGCCCTGCAAGTAGCCACCGCTTTTGAAACCTACGCCAAGCAAATGCCGGGCGTTACGGTTGTAGCGGTCTACGGCGGTGCGCCGATGGGCCCGCAATTGAAAGCAATCCGTAATGGCGCGCAGATCGTTGTCGCTACGCCGGGCCGTCTGTGCGATCACCTTCGCCGCGACGAAAAAGTCCTCGCTACCGTGAACCACCTGGTTCTCGACGAAGCAGACGAAATGTTGAAGCTGGGCTTCATGGACGACCTGGAAGTTATCTTCAAGGCGTTGCCAGCAACTCGTCAGACCGTTCTGTTCTCGGCGACCTT
This window contains:
- the earP gene encoding elongation factor P maturation arginine rhamnosyltransferase EarP; protein product: MRASWDIFCSVVDNYGDIGVTWRLARQLAAEHGFAVRLWVDDLQPFARLCPGADVTAAQQWQDGVSVCHWSKDWQQTEVADVVIEAFACRLPPAYFDAMPQCSRPPLWLNLEYLSAEQWVSGCHALPSPQPNGLRKIFFFPGFRPDTGGLLREAGLLDQRHAFQLDPLARQAFLQGLGVEPADNARLISLFAYENPGLASWLDVLAADTRPTHLLVPEGRILGDVQRWLDVDGLCAGALERRGAVTVQILPFVRQEDYDRLLWSCDFNAVRGEDSFVRAQWAGRPLLWHIYEQDDDAHWVKLDAFLELYLNGLSPDASQALKSVWRAWNSGIEMGPRWFELQLHWPEVNEHAERWCLEQALQADLAAALVRFYVNWL
- a CDS encoding GreA/GreB family elongation factor, which codes for MPCSLDKNTVLQLIIAKLKIDLDVLQRAAQTAYETATHEENIAENKYDTLGLEASYLATGQARRVEEIRQSLLLFQNLHLRPFDTLRGIQIGDLVSLETDTGSQQQLFIGPDAAGLKIQQGDRSITVITPHAPLGKSLVGKARGDTVEIVINHARQSFEVIEVQ
- a CDS encoding organic hydroperoxide resistance protein; this encodes MDTLYTAVATATGGRDGRAVSSDNILDVKLATPKELGGAGGAATNPEQLFAAGYSACFIGALKFVASQTKASIPADASITAHVGIGQIPGGFGLDIDLHISLPGLEQAAAQTLVDAAHVVCPYSNATRGNVDVRLHVTV
- a CDS encoding elongation factor P produces the protein MKTGKELKPGTVIKLENDPWLVQKAEFTKSGRNSAIMKTKLKNLLTGYKTEIVYSADDKLEDVILDRKEASLSFISGDTYTFMDTTDYTMYELNAEDLEAVLPFIEEGMTDVCEAIFFEDRLVSVELPTTIVREVDYTEGSARGDTSGKVMKPAKLKNGTELSVADFVNIGDKIEIDTRDGGSYKGRAK
- a CDS encoding cryptochrome/photolyase family protein produces the protein MTHLRLILGDQLNPCHSWFQETQGDVIYLMMEIRQETDYVLHHAQKILAIFAGMRDFARGLTEAGHRVHYLCIDDPQNRQSLPGNLDHLMGALQVNRFEYQAPDEWRLDAQLAEYCAGQSRPWCKVDSEHFYSARDAAAQQFAGRKQWLMEHFYRHMRVTHQVLMDANNRPSGGQWNYDHDNRKRWPGTPFEPEDMRVRHDHSALWASIVAAGVGSFGQPNAERLAWPLNRAEALVQLDDFIEMALPHFGDFQDAMSSHAWRLFHSLLSFALNTKMLNPREVVGKAEAAYRAGLAPLAATEGFIRQILGWREYVRGVYWAQMPGYESLNALGHSQPLPSWFWDGKTRMRCLAHAIGSSLENAHAHHIQRLMVIGNFALLAGLDPQEVHRWYLGVYIDAFEWVELPNTLGMSQFADGGLLATKPYVSSAAYIDRMSDYCKGCHYDKKARLGERACPYNALYWDFFQRNKTQLEGNPRLSMVYRQLSIMDGGAVTALQERALTLRASLDSL
- a CDS encoding sulfite exporter TauE/SafE family protein produces the protein MIEIVMFVGFGAAMGTLGGLFGIGGGLVAIPVLGVLFGLDQQLAQGTALLMVLPNVLLALWRYNQRNRISLRNALMLIIPSFCLAWITSLWAVRLDPHSMRLAFVGFLIVLTLFNLIQMVWRSGGASTELRHAKWLWVLGLGSGVTGGLFGVGGGVIATPILTGVFGATQVVAQGLALALATPSTTITLVTYAVHGHVNWHMGIPLAVGGLASISWGVRLAHSLPERLLRTLFCGFLVVCAVVLGFKV
- a CDS encoding MarR family transcriptional regulator yields the protein MSTDDHSTNDAGTYDHLLLDSQLCFALYSTSLMMTKVYKPLLQALGLTYPQYLAMMVLWERDGLTVGDVSTRLLTDPGSLTPLLKRLEVEGLLSRTRSKEDERVVLLHLTERGRNLREKAKTIPSCILGASGMTLAKLKLMQADLIAVRGNLHDTL
- a CDS encoding DUF1003 domain-containing protein, producing MTPVKPENTSAEPVAPKKPLVDHLRFHNAHAHLMSTFGNDTFALKAEAFARFFGTPTFLGAQSLIVMVWIGLNVAGLTHFDIYPFILLNLAFSLQAAYAAPLILLAQTRQAARDKANADADAQHREALAVANEQRLASAAHNSALMLDLLEQNTHLTEMTKALTERIETLTVEMHGHFVKKPAGI